From Gemmatimonadales bacterium:
CTGGGCGTTAGGCCGAGGCGTGCCCGCGAAGTACACCGCGCAGCGGAACACGTATAGCAGGCAACGGTCCTGGTGGACGCCCCGCTGGAGGCAAATGCGATCGTACATCTCCTCGGGGTCCCGCCCCTTCAGGTCCGCGACGCACCCGATGCCCAGGTCTTGCAGGTCCTGGGCGATGCTGGGGCCGACGCCCGGGATGGACTGGAGGTCGTCAGGTGGCGCGCGACGCGCTTTCCTGCCTGGTGTCCCAGGGGCCGGGCGTGATGGGGAAACAGTCATGCCCCGAATAACCACCGAAGGTCAGCTTCCGTCAAGCCTCTTGAGTGGGGGTGTCGCACGATTTCGCGCCGGAATGCAGTGGTTCTGCCTAACAGGTTATGGGCGCTGACGGGCCTCGTCCGAAGGGACTACTTCCGCTCGCATTGACTCGGCGGCCGCGCCGAGCGCATGGGGTAGCTGCTCAGGGCACCCGCTCCCGGTCGGGCCCGTCGTCAATCTCGAGCTGCTTGGGCGCGACCACGTCGAAGTAGATCACCTGGTTGGTCTCTCCGGGCGCCGAGGCCGATGGGACGAGCAGCGCGGTGTACCCCTCTGAGCGCGCCCAGTCCGCGAGGCGGCGGCAGTGCTCGAGCGCCTCATCTCCATCGGCCGTGAGCAACGCGGGCTCGTCCTTGACGCCGGCGCCCAGCGCCGCCCGGCGAAGCGACCTCCGGTCGGTGAGGTTCAGCACTGGAGCCAGCGTGACGTCAATCGAAACCAGCTCCCGCGGGCCGAGCGCCCTACCGTAGCGCAAACGCGCGCGCGCCAGCTCGGCCAGAGCGCCGGCGCGGGTGAGCGCGGTGTAGAGACAAGCGTACTCGCCGCGCCGGTTCCAGCGGCCTTCCGCGTGCTTCCAGAGCTTGCCCAGGTGCAGCGGGACGGCGCCGGCGCGGACGTGCCGCCAGACGCGGCCCGCGAAACGCGTCAGGCGAAGGCTCCGCTCTCGGCGCTGGCGAGCAGACTGATGACGTCGGCGACGTCTCCGGCGACGATGGCGCGGAGCGGGGAGCGGCGGCGTAGAGCCGGCAAGGGCTGGTGCAGCCATTCCTGCATGCCCGTTCGGTCACGCCCGAAGGCAGCGTCGAGCGCCTGCGCCAGCTCCAGCATCTGCTCGGCCGCCATCACGTGCCGCGGGCTGGGCCGGTTCCTGGCCTCGCGCCAACGGGCGATCGAGCGGCTGGAGACGCCGAT
This genomic window contains:
- a CDS encoding helix-hairpin-helix domain-containing protein → MTVSPSRPAPGTPGRKARRAPPDDLQSIPGVGPSIAQDLQDLGIGCVADLKGRDPEEMYDRICLQRGVHQDRCLLYVFRCAVYFAGTPRPNAQKLKWWNWKD
- a CDS encoding RES family NAD+ phosphorylase, with protein sequence MTRFAGRVWRHVRAGAVPLHLGKLWKHAEGRWNRRGEYACLYTALTRAGALAELARARLRYGRALGPRELVSIDVTLAPVLNLTDRRSLRRAALGAGVKDEPALLTADGDEALEHCRRLADWARSEGYTALLVPSASAPGETNQVIYFDVVAPKQLEIDDGPDRERVP
- a CDS encoding DUF2384 domain-containing protein; this translates as IGVSSRSIARWREARNRPSPRHVMAAEQMLELAQALDAAFGRDRTGMQEWLHQPLPALRRRSPLRAIVAGDVADVISLLASAESGAFA